Genomic segment of Trichoderma breve strain T069 chromosome 7 map unlocalized scaffold00007, whole genome shotgun sequence:
AAAACCTCTGGTCAAGATCTTCCACCACCGAGAGGGCAAGCCTTTCAATACCCGCGGCAATGCTGGAACCTGGGGCGGCAGCGGACGAGGCGGTGCTGCTTCAAGTGGATATCGCAGTGCTGGTGGAACCAGTGATTCCGAGAGCAACCGGCGAGGAGGACGCGGAGGACGCGGAGGGCGAGGTAGCGAGCGAGGCCGTGGATCTCGGGGACGAGGAGGTCTAAAGGGGGATTCAGGCGTGTCATCCGCAGCGGCACCCTCGACTCCTACTGCCGATTAGTAAACGCGGTCAAGGAGCATCGAGTTCCCTGATTGTCTTCGCCACTTGTAACGGcactcttcttttgtttttttcagGCGCGCCCAGCCTTGAGAATTTTATCTCATTCACGTGGTTTTCCTTTGGGACAATCTGGCGTTAGGCTCTGGAAGGTATGAGAGCAAGGTCCAGAACTTTTCATGGTATACATATGTATCTCATGAGCTTCCGGGAGGATTAAGTGTCGGGCTTGAGAATATTAGCCTTCGTCTTTCGATTGGTACCTCAAGTAGTTAGGTCACAAAAAATTTCTTATGCGACGTCTTCTGTTTATGAATGATGGCCACTGTACGCTAGTGATATCGTGAAAGATTAatttctatttattttatttcgGAGCGCCAGTAATTGGTGTCTCCGCAAGATAATATACATAAACAATCGCCTACATATGAGGGAGCAATCATAGAGGCTTGATGCCCTTGTGAATAGCTGCCACGCCACCTGTAAGATCCTCATACCCTTTCCCAACAATGTTGAATCCAGCCTCAGCAATCATGTCCCTGAACTCTGTCTGAGAGGGAAACCGCTCTATGCTTTCAACAAGGTATTGATAGCTATCACGGTCTCCTGCGACCAACTGGCCAATAAGCGGGATCGCACTGAAAGACCACTGCTTATAGATGGCATTGAAGATGGGATACTTGTCAACCTTGGAAAACTCCATGCAGGCAAAGATGCCGCCGGGCTTGAGGACTCTGTACGCCTCCTTCAGGGCAGCCGGCATATTGGAGAAGTTGCGGATTCCGAAACAAACCGTGTACAAGTCAAGAGAGTTGTCCGCGATTGTCTTCGGCAGGACTTCAGCGTTTGCCTCGAGGAAAGAAAGCGAAGACTGGTGCGAGGCTGGGAGAGACAGGGAGCGCTGCTTGCCGACGGCCAGCATGGCGGGGTTGATGTCGGAGATGGTTACGTGGACGTTTGGGTTGCCGTTGTTGACGTGGGCGTGCTGGAGCATGCGAAAGGCGATGTCGCCTGTGCCGCCGGCGACGTCGAGGATGCGCTGGGGCATGCCGATGGGGTTTGTGGCTCCTGGGTTTAACGAGGAGACGAAGTGATCTCTGTGAGAGGTATTAGTTGTGTCATACGGAAGCTGTTGAAGGGGTAATGGAAGACTTACTTCCATAGACGGTGAACTCCTAGAGACATCAAGTCGTTCATTTTATCGTATGATTCGGCAACGCTAGTGAAGACTTCTGCGACTCGCTCCTGTTTGACGGATTCCGTGACGGTTTCATAGCCAAAGTGAGTAGCGCGATTTGCTGTGGGTGTTGGATCTGAAGCACGAGACTGGCGTGTGGTTGAGAAGAGGCGGTTT
This window contains:
- a CDS encoding ubiE/COQ5 methyltransferase family domain-containing protein gives rise to the protein MSAPSLLRTRAGLLRPTALISHTNRLFSTTRQSRASDPTPTANRATHFGYETVTESVKQERVAEVFTSVAESYDKMNDLMSLGVHRLWKDHFVSSLNPGATNPIGMPQRILDVAGGTGDIAFRMLQHAHVNNGNPNVHVTISDINPAMLAVGKQRSLSLPASHQSSLSFLEANAEVLPKTIADNSLDLYTVCFGIRNFSNMPAALKEAYRVLKPGGIFACMEFSKVDKYPIFNAIYKQWSFSAIPLIGQLVAGDRDSYQYLVESIERFPSQTEFRDMIAEAGFNIVGKGYEDLTGGVAAIHKGIKPL